In Palleronia sp. LCG004, a single window of DNA contains:
- a CDS encoding DUF3131 domain-containing protein, with translation MTPRLPFLTCALTSAIFLCDGSLTAWAEDLNAEPAAWAELVAAAPSGGNSATVVEADEPEALLPALIPAGPDSGDAGAAAVTGGAGQPVDLAPLWSRPAGSGLPDLRSLLTPAAQPLSRVEDPVYGEVDPDYVFGRRGPLTEREMAMARTAWSYFEKRYQPETGLVNAVGSYPSTTMWDTASYISGLVAAYELGIIDKRTFDDRATKLIATLRNLDLYRGEAPNKVYNTETGEKVNYANQPGEVGFSVLDIGRMLNWLQILKQRYPYLANSVDNIPMRWSFCNMVGDDGRLFGSIVTGDGENRYVQEGRLGYEEYAAKGFALWGFDVPGALDPEPLAYTRIYDVDVPYDGRDPRVFKNQNYVLTESYLLDGLELGWDLPQRDDGWPGVASQGWRAEFAHRIFLVQQRRFEQTGILTARSEHQVDGKPYFVYDSIFADGYAWNTLDPSQVYQPDRAAVAAKAAIGMWALWDVPYTDTLFEAVADLSDPEFGFYEGLYENGNGYIPLQTANNNGIILAALLYKVQGPILQRLNDNTQYWDMAFSQSDIRKNKCLPEPMVKEVSCCACGDLPEPQYAVAWDDFRYCRPIDTADGIAATECHPEEQVFAKPKPRIVLPRACTANWSQR, from the coding sequence GCGACGGCTCGCTCACGGCATGGGCGGAGGATCTCAACGCCGAGCCGGCCGCCTGGGCCGAACTCGTCGCCGCTGCGCCATCCGGCGGAAATTCCGCCACGGTGGTAGAGGCGGACGAACCCGAAGCCTTGCTGCCTGCATTGATTCCTGCGGGTCCGGATAGCGGGGATGCCGGTGCCGCTGCGGTCACCGGCGGGGCAGGGCAGCCTGTGGATCTTGCGCCGCTCTGGTCGCGTCCGGCTGGCTCGGGCCTGCCTGATCTGCGATCGCTCCTCACACCCGCGGCACAGCCGTTGTCGCGCGTGGAAGATCCCGTTTATGGCGAAGTCGATCCAGACTACGTCTTTGGTCGGCGCGGCCCGCTTACCGAGCGTGAGATGGCGATGGCCCGCACCGCCTGGTCCTATTTCGAGAAGCGATACCAGCCCGAGACCGGCCTCGTGAACGCGGTCGGGTCGTACCCGTCGACGACCATGTGGGACACCGCCTCCTATATCAGCGGGCTGGTTGCCGCCTACGAACTCGGGATCATCGACAAGCGCACCTTCGATGACCGCGCCACCAAACTCATCGCGACCTTGCGCAATCTCGACCTCTATCGGGGCGAGGCACCCAACAAGGTGTACAACACCGAGACCGGCGAGAAGGTGAACTACGCAAACCAGCCCGGCGAGGTCGGGTTCTCGGTGCTCGATATCGGGCGGATGCTGAACTGGCTCCAGATCCTTAAGCAACGCTATCCCTATCTCGCCAACAGCGTCGACAACATTCCGATGCGCTGGAGTTTCTGCAATATGGTTGGCGACGACGGCCGGCTCTTCGGATCCATCGTCACGGGCGATGGCGAGAATCGCTACGTTCAGGAAGGCCGTCTCGGCTACGAGGAATATGCCGCCAAGGGCTTTGCCTTGTGGGGCTTCGACGTGCCCGGCGCACTCGACCCCGAGCCGCTGGCCTATACCCGCATCTATGATGTGGATGTGCCTTATGACGGTCGCGATCCGCGGGTCTTCAAGAACCAGAATTACGTTCTGACCGAGAGCTACTTGCTCGACGGGCTGGAACTCGGTTGGGATCTTCCGCAGCGCGATGACGGGTGGCCGGGTGTGGCCAGCCAAGGGTGGCGCGCGGAGTTCGCACACCGCATTTTCCTCGTGCAGCAGCGCCGCTTCGAGCAGACCGGGATCCTGACCGCCCGTTCCGAGCATCAGGTCGATGGCAAGCCCTACTTCGTCTACGACTCGATCTTTGCCGACGGCTATGCGTGGAACACCCTCGACCCCAGCCAGGTCTATCAGCCGGACCGCGCCGCCGTCGCCGCCAAGGCCGCGATCGGCATGTGGGCGCTCTGGGACGTGCCTTATACCGACACCCTCTTCGAGGCGGTGGCGGACCTCTCTGATCCCGAATTCGGCTTCTACGAGGGCCTCTACGAGAACGGCAACGGCTACATCCCGCTGCAGACCGCCAACAACAACGGGATCATCCTGGCTGCACTTCTCTACAAGGTGCAAGGGCCGATCCTCCAGCGGCTGAACGACAACACCCAGTACTGGGACATGGCGTTCTCGCAGTCCGACATCCGCAAGAACAAGTGCCTGCCCGAACCGATGGTGAAGGAAGTGTCCTGCTGCGCCTGCGGTGACTTGCCTGAGCCACAATACGCCGTCGCTTGGGACGATTTCCGCTACTGCCGCCCGATCGACACTGCCGACGGGATCGCGGCGACCGAATGCCACCCCGAGGAACAGGTCTTCGCCAAGCCGAAGCCAAGGATCGTCCTTCCACGTGCCTGCACCGCGAACTGGAGCCAAAGATGA
- a CDS encoding acyltransferase, with translation MSKSGKPRLTWFDANRVMAAIGVVLIHSTTDFAGRPFPDASAGERFVPVFLRSIAEFSGSEMFFFFSLFLMAMRVDRHRPPYRSAIATQAERLLIPFAFWTVFYAFFRLVKADAFGYVPYYLEQLSHWQTWLAFFLLGKSQYHMHFLPTLFALFLFFPVMRLAMRYPILGVSLFATLGAMNHAHAWIWSLDIDSLVREYLIRIVKVCGYVGYGFAAFALYGLWKDGIPRGESKLIRRGAFYFASIAYIATLPFFGYALLNGEWGIRAGWDYYGHFLMPLFMFSLFLGGQYLTWSPRWSKLAKYTFGVYLVHPMVIDLYDIAAVKSGLAAIMSPTVIVVSRFVLVMPAAVLLAIAIGRFKPVAWTIGLGPAPWNWSRLPPAQQA, from the coding sequence ATGAGCAAGTCCGGAAAGCCCCGCCTCACCTGGTTCGACGCGAACCGCGTCATGGCCGCAATCGGTGTGGTCCTGATCCACTCGACCACGGATTTCGCCGGCCGTCCTTTCCCCGACGCCAGCGCGGGTGAAAGGTTCGTACCCGTCTTTCTGCGTTCCATCGCGGAATTCTCAGGGTCGGAGATGTTTTTCTTCTTCTCGCTCTTTCTAATGGCGATGCGGGTGGACCGGCATCGTCCACCCTACCGGTCGGCGATCGCGACGCAGGCCGAGCGGCTCTTGATCCCGTTCGCGTTCTGGACGGTCTTCTATGCGTTCTTCCGGCTCGTGAAGGCCGATGCCTTCGGTTACGTGCCGTATTACCTCGAGCAACTCAGCCACTGGCAGACCTGGCTCGCTTTCTTCCTGCTCGGCAAGTCGCAATACCACATGCACTTTCTGCCGACGCTCTTCGCGCTCTTCCTGTTCTTCCCCGTCATGCGGCTCGCGATGCGCTATCCGATCCTGGGCGTTTCGCTCTTCGCAACTTTGGGCGCCATGAACCATGCCCATGCCTGGATCTGGTCACTCGACATTGACTCGCTCGTGCGGGAGTACCTTATCCGGATCGTCAAGGTTTGTGGCTATGTGGGCTACGGGTTTGCGGCTTTCGCACTCTATGGGCTCTGGAAGGATGGCATCCCGCGGGGCGAGTCGAAGCTCATCCGTCGAGGTGCCTTCTACTTCGCCTCAATAGCCTACATCGCGACGCTGCCATTCTTCGGCTACGCGCTCCTGAACGGCGAATGGGGCATCCGTGCGGGGTGGGACTATTACGGTCACTTCCTGATGCCGCTCTTCATGTTCAGCCTGTTTCTCGGCGGTCAGTATCTGACCTGGTCGCCGCGCTGGTCGAAACTCGCAAAGTACACGTTCGGCGTCTACCTCGTGCATCCGATGGTCATCGACCTCTACGACATCGCGGCGGTCAAGTCGGGTCTCGCGGCGATCATGTCGCCTACGGTGATCGTCGTTTCCCGCTTTGTGCTGGTTATGCCCGCCGCAGTCCTTCTGGCGATCGCGATCGGCCGCTTCAAGCCCGTGGCCTGGACCATCGGTCTCGGGCCCGCGCCCTGGAACTGGAGCCGGCTCCCCCCGGCGCAGCAGGCCTGA